GGCGTCGTCGAGAATGATCTGCGGGTTCTTGCCGCCCATTTCCAGCTGCACCTTGGCCTGGCGCGACACGCAGCTGACAGCGATCTGGCGACCTACACCCACCGAGCCGGTGAAGCTGATGCCGTCGACTTTCGGGCTGTTGACCATGGCATCACCGACCACACGGCCGCTGCCCATTACCAGGTTGAATACACCGGCGGGGAAGCCGGCGCGGGAGATGATTTCGGCCAGGGCCCAGGCACAACCTGGTACCAGTTCGGCGGGTTTGAGCACCACGCAGTTGCCGTAGGCCAGGGCTGGGGCGATCTTCCAGGCAGGGATGGCAATCGGGAAGTTCCACGGGGTTATCAGACCAACCACGCCCAATGCTTCACGGGTGACTTCAACGTTGACGCCGGGGCGCACCGACGGCAGGTAGTCGCCGGACAGGCGCAGGCACTCACCGGCGAAGAATTTAAAGATGTTACCGGCGCGGGTCACTTCGCCGATGGCTTCGGGCAGGGTCTTGCCCTCTTCCCGGGCCAGCAGGGTGCCAAGTTCTTCGCGACGGGCGAGGATTTCGCTGCCGACTTTATCCAGTGAGTCATGACGCGCCTGGATGCCGGAAGTGGACCACGCAGGGAATGCCGCACGAGCCGCGTCGATGGCGGCATTAACTTGAGTGAGGTCAGCCTTGGCGAATTCGCCAATGACATCAGACAACTCCGACGGGTTGATATTGGCCGAATAGTCGGCGCCGGTAACCCACTGGCCACCGATGTAGTTTTCAAAACGCTTGGCTTGGGACACGAATTCTCTCCTGACGCAAAAAGCCGCTGATTACTCAGCGGCCTTGGTGATGGGTTATTGCGCGCCTTGCTTGTCGATCAGCGCG
This genomic window from Pseudomonas sp. Bout1 contains:
- a CDS encoding aldehyde dehydrogenase family protein, yielding MSQAKRFENYIGGQWVTGADYSANINPSELSDVIGEFAKADLTQVNAAIDAARAAFPAWSTSGIQARHDSLDKVGSEILARREELGTLLAREEGKTLPEAIGEVTRAGNIFKFFAGECLRLSGDYLPSVRPGVNVEVTREALGVVGLITPWNFPIAIPAWKIAPALAYGNCVVLKPAELVPGCAWALAEIISRAGFPAGVFNLVMGSGRVVGDAMVNSPKVDGISFTGSVGVGRQIAVSCVSRQAKVQLEMGGKNPQIILDDADLKQAVELSVQSAFYSTGQRCTASSRFIVTAGIHDQFVAAMAERMKSIKVGHALKTGTDIGPVVSQAQLDQDLKYIDIGQSEGARLVSGGELVTCDTEGYFLAPTLFADSEAAMRISREEIFGPVANVVRVADYEAALAMANDTEFGLSAGIATTSLKYANHFKRHSQAGMVMVNLPTAGVDYHVPFGGRKGSSYGSREQGRYAQEFYTVVKTSYIGS